A region from the Musa acuminata AAA Group cultivar baxijiao chromosome BXJ1-10, Cavendish_Baxijiao_AAA, whole genome shotgun sequence genome encodes:
- the LOC104000451 gene encoding uncharacterized protein LOC104000451: MSSGEVRKVSRQDIQLVQNLIERCLQLYMDQKEVVETLSLQAKIEPSFTQLVWQKLEEENREFFEAYHVRLILKNQILVFNRLLEKQVELMQEACPTGIATISLPNGSNAPALHQAPSCYMSQQTSTSSRLDDMLCAGGFTSALVNGGPSGHGNYLGNDSAILAGSMNASTSMLSTPNTNMGRIPGMNGMIVKSEPNYPNNSEFPFSNDNSMLEAHQPIGDTSAGSFGSSELSGQPLQDNLLDIDTSSLGFGQIPRNFSFSDLADDFTHCSDILENYDRSPYLPPDSNNLSDSPAREFKEEDIRKLDTISEGVSYEEFGSD, translated from the exons GTTCAGAATCTTATTGAACGATGCCTGCAGCTGTATATGGACCAGAAAGAAGTAGTTGAAACTTTATCTTTGCAGGCAAAGATAGAGCCTAGTTTTACTCAACTTG TTTGGCAAAAACTTGAGGAGGAAAATCGAGAatttttcgaagcatatcatgttAGACTGATTCTTAAGAACCAAATATTGGTTTTTAACAGGCTTCTTGAGAAACAGGTTGAGCTGATGCAGGAAGCATGTCCTACTGGAATTGCTACCATATCCCTTCCCAATGGCTCTAATGCTCCTGCTT TGCATCAAGCTCCATCGTGCTATATGTCTCAGCAAACTTCCACATCATCAAGGCTAGATGACATGCTTTGTGCTGGAGGTTTCACAAGTGCTCTTGTAAATGGTGGGCCATCAGGACATGGAAACTACCTTGGGAATGATTCCGCAATTCTTGCTGGGAGCATGAATGCCTCAACAAGTATGCTATCCACTCCAAACACCAACATGGGAAGGATTCCTGGGATGAACGGAATGATTGTTAAGTCAGAACCTAATTATCCCAACAATTCTGAATTTCCATTCAGTAATGATAACAGCATGTTGGAAGCACACCAACCAATTGGAGATACTTCAGCTGGGTCCTTTGGTAGCTCAGAGTTGAGTGGCCAACCATTACAAGATAATCTCCTCGATATTGATACATCTTCGCTTGGATTTGGTCAGATTCCCCGAAATTTCAGTTTTTCGGATCTAGCAGATGACTTTACTCACTGTTCTG ATATCCTGGAGAACTATGATCGGTCTCCTTATCTTCCACCTGATTCAAATAACTTATCAGACTCTCCGGCAAGGGAATTTAAAG AGGAAGACATTAGAAAGCTAGACACCATATCTGAAGGAGTCAGTTACGAGGAATTTGGAAGCGACTGA